The Acipenser ruthenus chromosome 37, fAciRut3.2 maternal haplotype, whole genome shotgun sequence genome has a window encoding:
- the LOC117397904 gene encoding cholesterol 25-hydroxylase-like protein: MNGSCELQNSLLLQPAWDPIRCRQDLLLSPLFPACFSFVANVSLCLPFAVLECLGQWWPWLWRYKLRGLGPVGPTAWWGCLGRVAWNQVACILPTTLLMHYLLRPPSSLPPEAPSCLRFLSEVVLCLLLFDTMYFMFHVLIHRVPWLFMKIHSVHHEVQDPFALAAQYSSYWEVLSLQGFAVSSAALLGCHPLSEITFHLLNIWLSVEDHCGYDLPWGTHRLLPFNLFGGAPFHTIHHQRFRVNYAPYFTHWDRIFGTYMGPTLKK, encoded by the exons atgaatgGCAGCTGCGAGCTCCAGAACTCGCTCCTCCTCCAGCCGGCGTGGGATCCAATCAGGTGTCGGCAGGACCTCctgctctctcccctcttcccAGCATGCTTCTCCTTCGTGGCCAATGTCTCCCTGTGCCTCCCCTTCGCTGTGCTGGAGTGCCTGGGGCAGTGGTGGCCGTGGCTCTGGCGCTATAAGCTGCGTGGCTTGGGTCCCGTGGGTCCCACGGCGTGGTGGGGCTGCCTCGGGAGGGTGGCGTGGAACCAGGTGGCCTGCATCCTTCCCACGACCCTGCTGATGCACTACCTCCTCCGACCCCCCTCTAGCCTGCCTCCGGAAGCCCCGTCCTGCCTCAGGTTCCTGTCGGAGGTGGTGCTGTGTCTGCTCCTGTTTGACACCATGTACTTCATGTTTCACGTGCTGATCCACAG GGTGCCCTGGCTGTTTATGAAGATCCACAGTGTTCACCACGAGGTGCAGGACCCCTTTGCCCTTGCAGCGCAGTACTCCAGCTACTGGGAGGTGCTGTCCCTGCAGGGCTTCGCCGTCTCCAGCGCGGCTCTGCTGGGCTGCCACCCGCTCAGCGAGATCACCTTTCACCTCCTCAACATCTGGCTATCGGTGGAGGATCACTGCGGTTACGACCTGCCCTGGGGCACCCACCGCCTGCTGCCCTTTAACCTCTTCGGAGGGGCCCCCTTTCACACCATCCACCACCAGCGCTTCAGAGTGAACTACGCCCCCTATTTCACCCACTGGGACCGGATCTTTGGGACCTACATGGGCCCCACCCTGAAAAAGTAG